The following are encoded in a window of Methylocystis rosea genomic DNA:
- a CDS encoding ABC transporter ATP-binding protein: MIKLDNVFKYYRSHGHRKVVLDHVSLDFAAGRSYGILGVNGAGKSTLMRLLAGTELPNGGRVVRSSRVSWPLGFSGGLHPMLSGRENVKFVARVYGQDARKVIDFVEDFAEIGAYIDAPIRTYSSGMMARLAFGLSLSIEFDCYLIDEVTAVGDARFAARCQEEFSKRRRTADVIMVSHAMTTIQQYCDRGMVLAGGRMHVFNSVDDAIELYKKLNA, translated from the coding sequence ATGATCAAGCTTGACAATGTCTTTAAATATTATCGCTCGCACGGCCACAGGAAGGTCGTGCTCGATCATGTCAGCCTCGACTTCGCCGCTGGCCGCAGCTACGGCATTCTCGGCGTCAATGGGGCCGGAAAGTCGACTCTGATGCGCCTCCTGGCAGGCACCGAGCTGCCCAACGGCGGCCGGGTCGTGCGCTCCTCGCGCGTCTCCTGGCCGCTGGGGTTTTCCGGCGGGTTGCACCCGATGCTCAGCGGACGCGAAAACGTGAAGTTCGTCGCGCGCGTGTACGGACAGGACGCGCGCAAGGTTATCGACTTTGTCGAGGACTTTGCCGAGATTGGCGCCTATATCGACGCCCCGATTCGCACCTATTCGTCCGGCATGATGGCGCGTCTCGCCTTTGGCCTGTCGCTCTCGATCGAATTCGACTGCTATCTCATCGACGAGGTCACCGCCGTTGGCGACGCGCGCTTCGCTGCGCGGTGCCAAGAGGAGTTCTCCAAGCGCCGGCGAACGGCGGACGTTATCATGGTGTCGCACGCCATGACGACCATTCAGCAATATTGCGATCGCGGCATGGTGCTGGCGGGCGGGCGAATGCACGTCTTCAACAGTGTCGACGACGCGATCGAACTTTATAAGAAGCTCAATGCCTGA
- a CDS encoding rhamnan synthesis F family protein codes for MTEKKSETRLQWARRHLRNGYIIMSTRGAVALYGAAMRELAKLIDSPVGVFLAPRDLLRDGPRFLREQGLRAACGAVLRQIAAQYDPPLGRRRNPINDPLRQAAISYYYTYELTKPDGVVPSRRPVNEMDFALETPFAFDEGPKRAHSIVAIVHAFYPDVLPLVLEKLHNVPGALDLCVSTDTAEKKRAVDEVCADWRKGKVLTRVCPNRGRDIAAKFFGFRDVYADYELFIHLHTKRSPHGGEALARWRDYLIDNLLGSERIVRSILSLFDDPRLGVVFPQHLFELRGILNWGYDYDLARNLLKRMNIEIDKNLTLEFPSGSMFWGRTAAIRPLLDIDIDFADFPPESGQVDGTLAHAIERSLLMIAESRGFEWLKVAQRDLYPMGHTLLPVHSVDDLAEHRLKVFQPALACVDSNFHPYATPIAETRPLLSYPSRNDRPRLTLLTPTVNPKQTFGGIATAMKLFSALLAELGDDFDARIVVTDADIEPEAYATLSGYTPVPYAASLDAERAALVDANEREGGRLNLRANDFFFATAWWTAEFALAMERERARYFGGERPFIYLIQDDEPNFYGRGAKSSLAEATYHHGDQTIAIVNSEELFSVMTQKFRFRDAYYVPYELNERIGERLTNVAREPAMLVYGRPAVARNAFELICAALVIWQQRDPIRASRWNIIFLGEDFPDSLLYPVQNATVGGKARLDDYADHLSRALVGVSLMISPHPSYPPLEMAEAGLATITNAFAGKDLRRRFDNIVSPARLDPASLADLIEDTVARMEPFVGAIVPRQRPSAPPADATRRFDPKTLAAELRRAAASPLYATGETSRSISASTCEIY; via the coding sequence ATGACGGAAAAGAAATCCGAAACCAGGCTGCAATGGGCGCGCCGCCATCTGCGCAACGGCTACATTATCATGAGCACACGCGGCGCCGTGGCGCTTTACGGCGCGGCGATGCGCGAACTGGCGAAGCTGATCGATTCGCCGGTCGGCGTGTTTCTGGCGCCGCGCGATCTTTTGCGGGACGGTCCACGCTTCCTGCGCGAACAGGGGTTGCGCGCCGCCTGCGGCGCCGTATTGCGCCAGATCGCCGCGCAATATGATCCGCCGCTCGGCCGGCGACGCAATCCGATCAACGACCCGCTGCGTCAGGCGGCGATCAGCTATTACTACACTTATGAATTGACCAAGCCGGATGGGGTCGTTCCCTCCCGCCGTCCGGTCAATGAAATGGACTTCGCGCTCGAGACGCCTTTCGCCTTTGACGAGGGCCCGAAGCGCGCGCATTCGATCGTCGCCATCGTCCACGCCTTCTATCCGGACGTGCTGCCGCTTGTCCTCGAAAAGCTGCATAACGTTCCCGGCGCGCTGGATCTTTGCGTCTCGACAGACACTGCGGAAAAGAAACGAGCGGTCGACGAGGTCTGCGCCGACTGGCGCAAGGGCAAGGTTTTGACGCGCGTATGCCCCAATCGCGGGCGCGACATCGCGGCCAAATTCTTCGGATTTCGCGACGTCTACGCGGACTACGAGCTGTTCATTCACCTTCACACCAAGCGCTCGCCCCACGGTGGCGAGGCGCTGGCGCGCTGGCGCGACTATCTCATCGACAATCTTCTCGGGTCAGAGCGTATCGTGCGCTCGATTCTCTCGCTTTTCGACGATCCTCGGCTCGGCGTCGTATTTCCGCAGCATCTTTTCGAACTGCGCGGCATTTTGAATTGGGGCTACGACTACGATCTCGCGCGCAATCTGTTGAAGCGGATGAATATCGAGATCGACAAGAACCTCACGCTCGAATTTCCCTCCGGCTCCATGTTCTGGGGCAGGACCGCTGCGATCCGCCCGCTGCTCGACATCGACATCGACTTCGCTGACTTCCCGCCAGAGAGCGGACAGGTTGACGGCACCCTTGCGCACGCCATCGAACGTTCTCTGCTGATGATTGCTGAATCGCGCGGTTTCGAATGGCTCAAGGTCGCGCAGCGCGATCTCTATCCGATGGGCCATACGCTGCTGCCCGTGCACAGCGTCGACGACCTCGCGGAGCATCGGCTCAAGGTCTTCCAACCCGCGCTCGCATGCGTCGACTCCAATTTTCATCCCTATGCAACCCCGATCGCCGAAACGCGGCCTCTGCTCTCCTATCCCTCGCGCAATGATCGGCCGCGCCTGACGCTTCTGACCCCAACGGTCAATCCGAAGCAGACCTTCGGCGGTATCGCCACCGCGATGAAACTCTTCTCGGCGCTGCTCGCCGAGCTCGGCGACGATTTCGACGCGCGCATCGTGGTGACCGACGCGGATATCGAACCCGAAGCCTATGCGACGCTGTCCGGCTATACGCCGGTTCCCTATGCGGCCAGTCTCGACGCCGAAAGGGCTGCGCTCGTCGACGCCAACGAGCGGGAAGGCGGCAGGCTGAACCTGCGCGCCAATGACTTTTTTTTCGCGACCGCTTGGTGGACCGCGGAATTCGCACTGGCCATGGAGCGCGAGCGGGCCCGCTATTTCGGCGGCGAGCGTCCGTTCATTTACCTCATTCAGGACGACGAGCCGAACTTCTATGGCCGCGGCGCAAAGTCCAGTCTTGCCGAAGCGACCTATCATCACGGCGATCAGACGATCGCGATCGTCAACTCCGAAGAGCTATTCTCGGTCATGACGCAGAAATTTCGGTTCCGTGACGCCTATTATGTTCCCTACGAGCTCAACGAACGCATTGGCGAGCGGCTGACGAATGTCGCGCGAGAGCCGGCGATGCTGGTGTATGGGCGGCCAGCTGTCGCGCGCAACGCCTTTGAGTTGATTTGCGCCGCGCTCGTCATTTGGCAGCAGCGCGATCCGATCCGGGCGAGCCGCTGGAACATCATTTTTCTCGGCGAGGATTTTCCTGACTCGCTTCTCTATCCGGTGCAGAACGCCACCGTCGGCGGGAAGGCCCGGCTCGATGACTACGCCGACCATCTCAGCCGCGCGCTTGTCGGCGTTTCGCTGATGATCTCTCCGCACCCGAGCTACCCGCCGCTCGAAATGGCGGAAGCCGGGCTCGCGACAATCACCAACGCTTTCGCGGGGAAGGATTTGCGCCGCCGGTTCGACAACATCGTTTCGCCCGCGCGGCTCGATCCCGCATCGCTTGCGGATCTGATCGAGGACACTGTCGCGAGAATGGAGCCTTTCGTCGGCGCCATCGTTCCTCGTCAGCGTCCCTCCGCGCCGCCGGCCGATGCGACGCGTCGATTCGATCCCAAAACCCTTGCCGCTGAGCTGCGCCGCGCCGCGGCTTCGCCGCTCTACGCGACCGGCGAGACCTCCCGCTCCATCTCCGCGAGCACCTGCGAGATATATTGA
- the rfbA gene encoding glucose-1-phosphate thymidylyltransferase RfbA — MRGIILAGGSGTRLHPMTLVTSKQLLPVYDKPMIYYPLSTLMLAGVREILIITTPEDLLSFKRLLGSGAQWGLSLSYAVQPRPEGLAQAYLIGGEFVDGEPSVLILGDNIFYGHGLPEVLSESSRSSAAVFAYHVRDPERYGVVEFDSAGRAISIEEKPTRPRSNWAVTGLYFYDERAPEFAAQLKPSPRGELEITDLNRIYLELGELQVARLGRGFAWLDTGTPEALIEASEYVRAIEQRQGQRVACLEEIAFRSGWIDAAQARAASSKLSKSGYGQYISQVLAEMEREVSPVA, encoded by the coding sequence ATGCGCGGCATCATTCTCGCCGGAGGAAGCGGCACAAGGCTGCATCCGATGACGCTCGTCACGTCGAAGCAATTGCTCCCCGTCTACGACAAGCCGATGATCTATTACCCGCTCAGCACGCTGATGCTCGCCGGCGTGCGTGAGATCCTGATCATCACCACGCCGGAGGATCTGCTTTCCTTCAAGCGGCTGCTCGGGAGCGGCGCGCAATGGGGCCTCTCGCTGTCTTATGCCGTGCAGCCGCGGCCGGAGGGGCTGGCGCAGGCCTATCTCATCGGCGGCGAATTCGTCGATGGCGAACCCTCGGTCCTCATCCTTGGCGACAATATCTTCTACGGCCATGGCCTACCGGAAGTGTTGAGCGAATCGTCGCGCAGCTCGGCGGCGGTGTTCGCCTATCATGTGCGCGATCCGGAGCGTTACGGCGTCGTCGAATTCGATTCCGCCGGCCGCGCGATCTCGATCGAGGAAAAGCCGACGCGCCCACGATCGAATTGGGCGGTGACCGGCCTTTATTTCTACGATGAACGCGCGCCGGAATTCGCGGCGCAACTGAAGCCTTCGCCGCGCGGCGAATTGGAGATCACCGATCTCAACCGCATCTATCTGGAGCTCGGCGAACTGCAGGTCGCCCGACTTGGCCGCGGATTCGCCTGGCTCGACACCGGCACGCCCGAGGCGCTGATCGAAGCCAGCGAATATGTGCGCGCCATCGAGCAGCGGCAGGGACAGCGCGTCGCCTGCCTCGAAGAGATCGCCTTCCGCTCCGGGTGGATCGACGCCGCGCAGGCGCGCGCCGCCTCCTCAAAACTCTCCAAAAGCGGTTATGGTCAATATATCTCGCAGGTGCTCGCGGAGATGGAGCGGGAGGTCTCGCCGGTCGCGTAG
- the rfbD gene encoding dTDP-4-dehydrorhamnose reductase, with product MKRIAVTGLTGQVVSSLIERAPRGVEMLALGRPRFDLSSRDMVLASLRSVRCDAIINAAAYTQVDKAESEPDVAMRVNGAGAGFVAETAAELKVPLLHLSTDYVFDGALDRPYREDDEPSPTGAYGRSKLEGERQIAARCENCVILRTAWVYSPFGANFVKTMLRLGETRDEIGVVADQIGNPTSALDIADALLAIAERLVEDSDPRLRGVFHMTGRGEASWADMADAIFSAAETKGRKPVRVKRIATADYPTPARRPANSRLDNAKLEASYGVALPKWRDSVNACVARLIPN from the coding sequence ATGAAGCGCATCGCCGTCACGGGGCTCACCGGCCAGGTCGTCAGCTCGCTCATCGAGCGTGCGCCGAGAGGCGTCGAAATGCTGGCGCTCGGCCGCCCGCGCTTCGATCTCTCCTCCCGCGACATGGTTCTTGCGTCTTTGCGCAGCGTGCGCTGCGACGCCATCATCAACGCCGCCGCCTATACTCAGGTCGACAAGGCCGAGAGCGAGCCTGACGTGGCGATGCGCGTCAATGGCGCGGGCGCGGGCTTCGTCGCCGAAACCGCCGCTGAACTGAAGGTGCCGCTGCTGCATCTTTCGACCGACTATGTCTTCGACGGCGCGCTCGATCGTCCCTATCGCGAAGACGACGAACCCAGCCCGACCGGCGCCTACGGGCGCTCGAAGCTCGAAGGCGAAAGGCAGATCGCGGCGCGCTGCGAGAACTGCGTCATCTTGCGCACCGCCTGGGTTTACAGCCCTTTTGGAGCGAATTTCGTCAAGACGATGCTGCGTCTTGGCGAGACGCGCGACGAAATCGGCGTCGTCGCCGACCAGATCGGCAATCCGACAAGTGCGCTCGATATCGCCGACGCGCTGCTCGCCATCGCCGAAAGGCTGGTCGAGGATTCCGATCCGCGCCTGCGCGGCGTTTTCCACATGACCGGGCGGGGCGAAGCCAGCTGGGCGGACATGGCGGACGCGATCTTTTCCGCAGCGGAGACGAAAGGCCGTAAGCCCGTGCGCGTCAAGCGCATCGCCACCGCAGACTATCCGACGCCAGCCCGTCGCCCGGCGAATTCAAGGCTCGACAACGCCAAGCTTGAAGCCAGCTACGGCGTCGCGCTGCCGAAATGGCGCGACTCCGTCAACGCCTGCGTCGCCCGATTAATTCCAAACTGA
- the rfbC gene encoding dTDP-4-dehydrorhamnose 3,5-epimerase, with the protein MFEDLELSGLKLVTPRKFGDERGFFCETHNEKTWANAGLNFDFVQDNHSLSRDVGTVRGLHFQTAPFAQDKLVRVISGRILDVAVDLRQSSPTFGRHVVVELSKENWRQLFIPIGFAHGFVTLEPDTEVIYKVTNFYSPQHDCGVAWDDPDIGIPWPAAAESAVLSDKDRKWPRLRNLTEVFA; encoded by the coding sequence TTGTTTGAAGATCTCGAGCTTTCGGGGCTGAAGCTCGTCACGCCTAGAAAATTTGGCGACGAGCGCGGCTTCTTTTGCGAAACGCATAATGAAAAGACCTGGGCGAACGCCGGATTGAATTTCGACTTCGTCCAGGACAATCACTCATTGTCCCGCGACGTCGGGACGGTGCGTGGTCTGCATTTCCAGACCGCGCCTTTCGCGCAGGACAAGCTCGTCCGCGTGATCAGCGGCCGCATACTCGACGTTGCGGTCGATCTTCGACAGTCTTCGCCGACGTTCGGGCGTCACGTCGTGGTCGAGCTTTCAAAAGAGAACTGGCGTCAGCTGTTCATTCCCATCGGTTTCGCGCATGGTTTCGTCACGCTCGAGCCCGATACGGAAGTCATCTACAAGGTGACGAATTTCTATTCGCCGCAGCATGATTGCGGCGTCGCCTGGGACGACCCTGACATTGGGATCCCGTGGCCGGCCGCCGCCGAAAGCGCCGTGCTGTCGGACAAGGATCGCAAATGGCCGCGGCTGCGGAATCTGACGGAAGTTTTCGCGTAG
- the rfbB gene encoding dTDP-glucose 4,6-dehydratase, translated as MKLLITGGAGFIGSAVARAVIGKSVDQILVLDKLTYAGNLASLRPIADSPRFSFLQADICDAVAVARAFEDFQPDVVMHLAAESHVDRSIDGPAAFVETNVVGTFVMLRAALDYWRRLDRARAGAFRFLHISTDEVFGALGAEGLFCEDTPYAPTSPYSASKAGSDHLVRAWRHTYGLPTIVTNCSNNYGPYHFPEKLIPLTIINAIEEKPLPVYGRGENVRDWLYVEDHASALMRVAREGDVGESYNVGGRNEWRNIDVVEAICELMDEFRPRRAGSHRDLIAFVADRPGHDLRYAIDASKIERDLGWRPAERFETGLRKTVRWYLDNSEWWQAIRSGTYRGERLGVLTEQDEEAVA; from the coding sequence ATGAAATTATTGATCACCGGGGGCGCGGGGTTCATCGGCTCGGCCGTTGCGCGCGCCGTCATCGGCAAGAGCGTCGATCAGATTCTCGTTCTCGACAAGCTCACCTATGCGGGAAATCTCGCCTCGCTGCGGCCCATCGCCGACAGTCCGCGTTTCTCCTTCCTCCAAGCCGATATCTGCGACGCGGTGGCCGTCGCGCGCGCGTTCGAGGATTTTCAGCCCGACGTGGTCATGCATCTTGCCGCCGAAAGCCATGTCGATCGCTCGATCGACGGGCCGGCCGCCTTCGTTGAAACCAATGTCGTCGGCACTTTCGTGATGCTGCGGGCGGCGCTGGACTATTGGCGACGGCTCGATCGCGCCCGCGCGGGCGCCTTCCGCTTCCTGCATATCTCCACCGATGAGGTGTTCGGGGCCCTCGGCGCGGAAGGCCTCTTCTGCGAAGACACGCCCTATGCGCCGACGTCGCCCTATTCGGCGTCGAAGGCGGGGTCGGATCATCTTGTGCGCGCCTGGCGCCACACATATGGTCTTCCGACCATCGTCACCAATTGCTCCAATAATTACGGTCCCTATCATTTCCCGGAGAAGCTCATTCCGCTCACCATCATCAATGCGATCGAGGAGAAGCCGCTGCCGGTTTATGGCCGCGGCGAGAATGTGCGCGACTGGCTTTATGTCGAGGATCACGCCTCGGCGCTGATGCGCGTGGCGCGGGAAGGCGACGTCGGCGAGTCCTATAACGTCGGCGGCCGCAATGAATGGCGCAATATCGACGTGGTTGAAGCCATCTGCGAACTGATGGACGAATTTCGTCCGCGGCGCGCCGGATCGCATCGCGATCTCATCGCTTTTGTCGCCGACCGGCCGGGACATGATCTGCGCTACGCCATCGACGCCTCGAAGATCGAGCGCGATCTCGGATGGCGGCCGGCCGAGCGGTTTGAGACTGGTCTTCGCAAAACTGTTCGCTGGTATCTTGATAATTCGGAGTGGTGGCAAGCGATCCGTTCGGGCACATATCGCGGCGAGCGCCTCGGCGTGCTTACCGAGCAAGATGAAGAAGCCGTCGCCTGA
- a CDS encoding diguanylate cyclase has product MLRTASEHRSIPLDDYELFLSALKQVRAQLVTIKHELEDALRNRDPLTGAGNHIAMLTALSERQALAPRPTCLAMMDLDHFREVNDTYGHTLGDEFLVQYAEFVMSHLRPHDEFFRFGGEKFLYCAADADLDQGRAIAEQLRKGLSDREFFVEGYLPLTVTASFGLTLLDPSVPVEQSIERADQALHAAKAAGRDRIANWQAPN; this is encoded by the coding sequence ATGCTGCGAACCGCGTCGGAGCACCGGTCGATTCCTCTCGACGACTATGAATTATTCCTGTCGGCCCTGAAGCAGGTTCGCGCCCAATTAGTGACCATCAAGCACGAACTCGAGGATGCGCTTCGTAATCGTGATCCGTTGACAGGCGCGGGGAACCATATCGCGATGTTGACGGCGTTGAGCGAGCGGCAGGCTCTCGCGCCGAGACCCACATGTCTCGCGATGATGGACCTGGATCACTTCAGGGAGGTGAACGACACATACGGCCACACGCTCGGCGATGAATTTCTCGTGCAATACGCAGAATTCGTGATGTCCCACTTGCGGCCCCATGATGAGTTTTTTCGCTTTGGAGGCGAAAAGTTCCTCTACTGCGCCGCGGATGCGGACCTGGATCAGGGTCGCGCGATCGCAGAGCAGTTGCGAAAGGGCTTGTCGGACAGGGAATTCTTCGTCGAAGGCTATTTGCCGCTCACGGTAACGGCTTCCTTCGGGCTTACGCTCCTCGACCCATCCGTTCCCGTCGAGCAATCGATCGAGCGCGCCGACCAGGCGTTGCACGCCGCCAAAGCCGCAGGTCGCGATCGGATCGCGAATTGGCAGGCGCCAAACTAA
- a CDS encoding CHAD domain-containing protein: MSEIELKLLLDKEMSSEIWARLKASKLAHGAPVTRTLRSIYLDTPEHALNKAGIALRLRRDGRRWIQGVKTRATLHGGLSQVGELENPAPGGRLCLDAISDSSIREEILDRVNGAPLQPVCETVITRRTSELMLADGTRAELALDIGEVRAGERSAELSELEIELLAGNASGLFDIALILVPDGGLQFSRLSKAARGFLLAQEGRIDSPLAPRNAQNLALDPAQTAEQAARDVLRECLDQIATNVLVVRQLDDDEGPHQLRVGLRRLRSAFSVYAPVLRSPEMKRLDAEARWLGQEVGSLRDLDVVANDMARREAATHPDEPGLSALADVVSRQAKERREQLRKLLVGARVQAFLIDHARFVETRGWLVPQDFVQTERLAAPITTLARASLNKRWKKTAKHAQGLETLTVEQRHELRKELKKLRYAVEFFCSLFPAKRIDPFLKRLKKLQTVFGDLNDAATMKAMFTGTDVPGADAPSIQRAIGWMIGASQARAELGWTGAKALWRDLEQTRPFWK, from the coding sequence ATGAGCGAGATCGAGCTAAAACTCTTGCTGGACAAGGAGATGTCGAGTGAGATTTGGGCGCGCCTGAAGGCGTCGAAGCTGGCTCACGGCGCCCCTGTAACGAGAACGCTCAGAAGCATTTATCTCGATACGCCCGAGCATGCACTGAACAAGGCGGGAATTGCGCTGAGGCTCAGGCGCGATGGGCGGCGGTGGATTCAGGGCGTAAAAACCAGGGCGACGTTGCATGGCGGCCTATCGCAGGTCGGCGAGCTAGAAAACCCGGCGCCTGGCGGACGGCTGTGTCTCGATGCAATTTCGGATTCATCGATTCGTGAGGAGATCCTTGACCGCGTCAACGGCGCTCCGCTTCAGCCCGTTTGCGAGACCGTGATCACGCGCAGGACGAGCGAGTTGATGCTTGCCGACGGCACGCGCGCGGAGCTCGCGCTCGACATTGGCGAAGTTCGGGCCGGCGAACGCTCTGCTGAACTCTCCGAGTTGGAAATCGAACTCCTCGCCGGCAACGCGAGCGGACTGTTCGACATTGCGCTCATCCTGGTTCCCGATGGCGGGTTGCAGTTCTCCCGTCTTTCCAAGGCCGCGCGCGGTTTTTTGTTAGCCCAGGAGGGACGGATCGATTCGCCGCTTGCGCCCCGCAATGCGCAGAACCTTGCGCTTGACCCGGCGCAAACCGCCGAGCAAGCGGCCCGTGACGTCTTGCGCGAATGCCTCGATCAGATCGCCACGAATGTGCTCGTCGTTCGCCAGCTGGACGACGACGAGGGGCCTCACCAGCTGCGGGTTGGTCTGCGGCGGTTGCGCAGCGCATTTTCGGTCTATGCCCCCGTGCTGCGAAGCCCCGAGATGAAGCGGCTTGACGCCGAGGCGCGCTGGCTCGGACAGGAAGTCGGGAGCCTGAGGGATCTCGATGTGGTGGCGAACGACATGGCGCGGCGCGAAGCCGCAACTCATCCCGACGAGCCCGGACTTTCGGCGCTCGCCGATGTGGTCTCGCGGCAGGCGAAAGAACGGCGTGAGCAGCTGCGCAAGCTTCTTGTCGGCGCGCGCGTGCAGGCGTTCCTCATCGATCATGCGCGATTCGTGGAGACGCGTGGTTGGCTTGTGCCTCAGGATTTTGTCCAGACCGAGCGGCTGGCGGCGCCGATTACAACGCTCGCGCGCGCGTCTCTCAACAAACGCTGGAAGAAGACCGCTAAGCATGCCCAGGGACTTGAGACGCTGACAGTGGAGCAGCGCCACGAGTTGCGCAAGGAGCTCAAAAAGCTGCGCTATGCCGTCGAGTTCTTTTGCTCCTTATTTCCGGCGAAACGAATCGATCCTTTCTTGAAGCGTCTTAAGAAGCTGCAGACCGTGTTTGGCGATCTCAACGACGCCGCGACGATGAAAGCCATGTTCACGGGAACGGATGTTCCCGGCGCCGACGCTCCCTCGATACAGCGCGCCATCGGCTGGATGATCGGGGCGAGTCAGGCGCGCGCCGAATTGGGCTGGACCGGCGCCAAGGCGCTCTGGAGAGATCTCGAGCAGACCCGCCCGTTCTGGAAATGA
- a CDS encoding bifunctional protein-serine/threonine kinase/phosphatase has translation MSVRVVHDLRIEAGFATQKGRRPDNQDYVAFCLGSGGAGALQGVVAAVADGVGGHKGGRAAAETAVRAFIDGYYAQPETLGVSRAAARSLEAANSWIAAQSRVDPSLEGMATTFSALILSRRNAFILHVGDTRVYRLAGASLERLTKDHTIGRGDFAHALLRAVGFDDALLFDQGMHSLNVHDRFLLCSDGVHGVLPDEKLRALLAERGGPQETSERIVQTALEAGSHDNVTALVVDVVDVPPADERALSRAFAALPIRELPAIGDFVDQFRIDNLLSEGRYSRLMRATDTQNGKAVVLKFPHPRVADDAAYRLAFVNEAWVAARVRSPFIGEVVELLLGRQSRLYSVMPYYDGETLEGRLRREPRIDLAEGVSIATRLSRAIATLHRCGVIHRDIKPDNVILLKDGGLRLVDLGVCRAPNLENLPEAHAPGTPSYMAPELFDGAAGDEASDLYAFGVTVYRMFGRCYPYGEIEPFSRPRFTKPLPLSLKRADLPAWLDAAIVKAIAVAREDRFGDVLEFAFELENGAARGQPLTLRKKPLYERNPLIFWQTLCLLLALFLAVALFHR, from the coding sequence GTGTCGGTCCGCGTCGTTCATGATCTTCGAATCGAAGCGGGCTTTGCGACGCAAAAAGGCCGACGGCCCGACAATCAGGACTATGTCGCATTTTGCCTGGGTTCAGGCGGCGCCGGCGCCTTGCAGGGCGTCGTCGCCGCCGTCGCCGATGGCGTCGGCGGCCACAAGGGCGGACGCGCGGCGGCTGAGACCGCTGTGCGCGCCTTCATCGACGGCTACTATGCGCAGCCGGAGACTTTGGGCGTCAGTCGCGCCGCCGCCCGTTCACTTGAAGCGGCCAACAGTTGGATCGCGGCTCAGTCGAGAGTCGATCCTTCGTTGGAAGGCATGGCGACGACGTTCAGCGCGCTGATCCTGTCGCGCCGAAACGCCTTTATCCTTCACGTCGGCGATACGCGCGTCTACCGACTCGCCGGCGCCAGCCTCGAACGACTGACGAAAGATCACACTATCGGTCGCGGCGATTTCGCCCATGCGCTCCTTCGCGCTGTCGGCTTCGACGATGCGCTCTTGTTTGACCAAGGAATGCATAGTCTCAATGTCCATGATCGATTTCTGCTGTGTTCGGACGGCGTACATGGCGTGTTGCCAGACGAAAAGCTGCGTGCGCTGCTCGCCGAAAGGGGCGGGCCGCAGGAAACGTCGGAGAGGATCGTTCAGACGGCGCTCGAGGCGGGCAGCCACGACAATGTCACTGCGCTTGTCGTTGACGTCGTCGATGTGCCGCCGGCCGACGAACGCGCCTTGTCGCGCGCCTTTGCAGCTTTGCCGATTCGCGAGTTGCCGGCGATCGGAGATTTTGTCGACCAGTTTCGAATTGACAACCTTCTTTCTGAAGGGCGCTACAGTCGGCTGATGCGGGCGACGGATACGCAGAACGGAAAAGCGGTCGTTTTGAAATTTCCGCATCCGCGCGTCGCCGATGACGCCGCCTACCGTCTCGCCTTCGTCAATGAAGCCTGGGTTGCGGCGCGGGTGAGAAGTCCGTTCATCGGCGAAGTCGTCGAACTGCTCCTGGGCAGACAAAGCCGACTGTATTCGGTGATGCCATATTACGATGGCGAGACGCTGGAGGGGCGCCTGCGGCGCGAACCGCGCATCGATCTTGCCGAAGGCGTTTCGATCGCGACGCGTTTGTCGCGCGCGATCGCGACCCTCCACCGCTGCGGCGTCATCCACCGCGACATCAAACCGGACAACGTCATTTTGCTCAAGGATGGCGGGCTGCGGCTCGTCGATCTCGGCGTTTGCCGCGCGCCGAACCTCGAGAATTTGCCGGAAGCGCATGCGCCCGGCACGCCGAGCTATATGGCGCCCGAGCTTTTCGACGGCGCCGCCGGCGACGAAGCGTCGGATCTTTATGCTTTCGGGGTCACCGTCTACCGTATGTTCGGCCGTTGTTACCCCTACGGCGAGATCGAGCCGTTCAGCAGACCGCGATTCACAAAGCCGCTTCCGCTTTCCCTCAAGCGAGCCGACCTCCCGGCCTGGCTTGACGCCGCCATCGTCAAAGCGATCGCCGTCGCGCGCGAAGATCGTTTCGGCGATGTGCTGGAGTTCGCCTTCGAGCTTGAAAACGGCGCGGCGCGGGGGCAACCGTTGACGTTGCGCAAAAAGCCTCTCTACGAACGCAATCCCCTCATCTTCTGGCAAACGCTCTGTTTGCTGCTGGCGCTCTTCCTGGCGGTCGCGCTTTTCCATCGCTAG